The stretch of DNA GGGGTTAAGGGTACCAGGGCAGCCAGCAGCTTGGATACCCTCCCACCCTGTGAAATAACATCTACATAAagagctctttgtgtgtgtgtgtgtgtgtgtgtgtgtgtgtgtgtgtgtgtgtgtgtgtgtgtgtgtgttttgaacgCATCCTGATCATCATGTTGAGCCTTTTGCAAGATGCCAGTATCCCAGGATGTTTTTGgtatgggagggagggagtaagtAAATCCCACAAGCCATTACTGTGTGCAGTGTTAAAGATACTAAAGCACTACACTACATTAAGCTCTTATAGCGGAGCTTCATCATATAGACTCTCTAAGTAAACTGTGACATatgttatttacatttcagatgTAAATAACTGCATTTTTCTTGCCAGATGTATGTCTCTGCtagacaaagtaaaaaattgATTTGTAATATTTAGACAGAATTTATTTCAATGGTAAGACTATTCAGTGTGTCACTGAAGGAAGAAGATATGACCTCATTTGCAAAGAATGCTTTTAAGCTTGAGAGCAGTATGTGGGGATGAGCTCTGGCAGAAGGACTTCATTAACCtcaccattttgttttgttgttgtttcctcaAATATTCCTGCCATTAggttaaaataatgaaatattaatgagcACATTtactattttgtattttttgtcctGCCTGTTTTCCAAATACCTCAGAATGAAGAAAAGCGAAACCTGGAGCTCGGAGGCCATGTGGGGTTTGACAGTCTTCCAGATCAGCTGGTCAGCAAATCGGCTGCTCAGGGGTTTAGCTTCAACATCCTCTGTGTAGGTATGTTTAAGATTCAGGAGATTTCTGCAATCCAAAGTTATTGCTATGAGCATGACACGCATTCGTTGTGACTGTTGCATGACTGCATCACATATTCTTTTTCCGTATCTTCGCGTatattctctttcttttccttagGCGAGACAGGGATCGGCAAGTCAACACTGATGAACACTCTTTTCAAtacaacatttgaaaatgaggaAGCCAGCCACTATGAGAGCGAGGTACATCTACGCCCCCACACATATGATCTGCAGGAGAGCAACGTCAACCTCAAGCTGACCATTGTGCATACAGTAGGGTTTGGAGACCAGATCAACAAAGAAGAAAGGTAATAATCCTTGtagatgtttgtttgtcagttgttttggtttagTTAGGCCGTACTAGAAATCGAGAGTGTGGATCCCAAATCAAAATGTTATAGGAAACTTTCAGTACTGTTATGATACTGATCTATAAAAATTCAGAGCAAActgtagtatttttttcttctcagcacCAGCTATTACTAATTTCAACTTCTTTCTCTGTAACTTCACCCAACACACTTGTACAATATGGAATTGAGAAAGAGATCTGCCCTGTTGTGGGCATGTGAattgggaggaaagaggggacATAAGGGAATGACTGGTAGAACGAATGCAATTTCAATAGACATTTGAGTGCTGCAACAACAGGGAGTATAAAAGGCTGTGATTCTTGGCTGCGAGACTatagtttgtgtgtctgtaaccGGGATAGTAACAAATCTTTCAAACAACAAGAAAGTCTTTGTTAAGTTTAATGTTCATAAAAGTAAGGATGAAATAATGATGcctatgttttttaaatgtgtgaatcAACTTTCTTTTGTGTGCAGCTACAAACCCATTCTTGAGTATATTGATGCCCAGTTTGAAAAGTATCTCGAGGaagagttaaaaataaaacgttCCCTGTTAAACTACCACGACACAAGAATCCACATCTGTCTGTATTTCATCGCTCCCAACGGACACTCCTTGAAGTCCCTGGACCTGGTCATGATGAAAAAACTGGACAGCAAGGTGACCAACGAATCTTGCGCCGTGTATTTTAAGACTTCATGTTACACATTCTTCAGTCTGTCACTCACTATGTTTATCCGTGCAGGTGAACATCATCCCGGTCATTGCTAAGGCAGACACGGTATCCAAGAGTGAACTGGATAAATTAAAGATCAAGATTATGAGTGAGCTGGTCAGCAACGGAGTTCAGATTTATCAGTTCCCCACAGAGGATGGGGCTGTTGCAGAGCTCAACTCCTCCATGAATGTAAATCCTGAaatcacagacacatacaaTCACTACaatacacacatatttttatatttggttCCTGATAATAAACAGGAATACTGTTTTTGGCCCTTTACATCAGCTCAGGAGACAGATTATATTCATAATAAGCCGCCCCCTACATTTGATAATGCATTATATCAATGGGATTGAGTCTTTCCATTAGCTTTTGAATTACTGCCCACATGCCTTTTTTCAGCAATTCACTTAGAAAAATGTCGATAGTAATATATTAGTAGTAATATTAGTAGAATAATGATGAGAAACTAAATTCAATCAGAATATCATGCTGCCATTTTATGGTTTCTGTCACAGAAAAGGTTCGAGATTTAGTAGCAAAATTTAAGCCACATTTTGAATCCATATTGGACATACTGGATATCTTTAGAAACATGTTGTAATAGAATTTTTTTGTCCTGGATATAAAAACAGTTGTATTATTttcaccatattttttttaaccatattgTAATAATATCATTCCTACATGTTCCAGACACATCTTCCTTTTGCTGTGGTTGGAAGTGTCGAAGACGTAAAAGTAGGAAATAAGATGGTGAAAGCAAGACTGTATCCCTGGGGATCAGTACAGGGTGAGTCCATGAGATTAATTTGACAAGCATCATAAAAGAGCAAATTAGTCAGATCCCTCCAGCCGGGCTATTATTAGGTTTTCAGTTGTGAACATAATATCATGATTCTCTGTTGTTATGAGCACAGCAAGCTCAGAGTTTACAAGATTTTCAATTAAAAGCAAATGGTTGAATAAGcaagcttgtttgtttttttcacagtggaGAATGAAAACCACTGTGACTTTGTGAAGCTGAGGGAGATGCTTTTGCGTGTGAACATGGAGGATCTCCGCGATCAAACACACGCTCGACACTATGAACTCTACCGTCGCTGCAAGCTGGAAGAGATGGGTTTCAAGGACACAGACCCGGACAGCCAGTCATTCAGGTGAATTTAGGGATAGCGCTGTTGAAATGCATCTGGGCAATTTACTTCAGTGGTTAAAACGGTGCTGACAAATATAGTATTGTTAAGCAGCACATAGAAATCCTTGTTTATATAATTTGGTGAGATGGAAATTAATTAACTCTAATCAGATTTATTCCTTAAGGGTATGTTAGGTAGCTATATGTAAAAATTACTAATACAAATGTaccttttttcatttacatctgcatgaatacataaatatgtgtatttttgaGATGTCAGTGTTCATGCAATTTAGAGTGAGTGGATAATATGAATTATGCTTCCTGATGGCCTTATAAGGCCTTTTAGTGTGATCCTTAAGGCACAATTATTAGTCATTTAAggtatagtttttttatttttgcgaCAGATAACAATTGTTTGCCAGTAATTTTAATGACTAATGTCAGGTCAGATGTTGACCATTTTCCATAATAACTCATTTGCTCTGGGGTCGTGTGTTTGTGACATAAATTTACTACCTTGTAGACATTAATATTACAAGCAAACTAAGATTGAATTTACAAACAGCTGACGCAGCCAGCTAATCCTGTCCATCCGGAGCTAAACTTTGCTTTTATACCGGTCCTCAGCCTTCAGGAGACATACGAAGCCAAGAGGAAGGAGTTCATTGTGGAGCTTCAGcgcaaagaggaagagatgaggcAGATGTTTGTCAACAaagtgaaggagacagaagcagagctgaaagaaaaggaaaaagaggtgAGGATTGACAACATCATGAAGTGACTACAGAAAACATACCACAACTGGTTTGTCTCACATCGTGCCCTgtcccatcatcctcctcatcatcctcatcataaTCATCCTCTCTAGCTTCATGAGAGGTTTGAGCAGCTCAAGCGGATGCACCAGGATGAAAAGAGGAATCTGGAGGAGAAAAGGCgtgagctggaggaagagatgaatgCTTTCAATAGAAGAAAGGTTGCAGCTGAGACGCTGATGGGACAGGCGCTCCAAGGCTGCTCCCAGCAGCCCTTCaagaaggacaaggacaagaagaagTAAGTCTGCTTCTCTCGAAGTATTTAATTTGCATTGCTGCTCAACTGGTTTCTTTAGTACACCATGGGTGTCATAGCAAGCTTTGTGAAAACATGACGATATCTCAAGATGATTGAGGATAGCTGGTCATGTCACaaatacattatattcattatgtCAATGTGGAGTTGATTGGACAGAGGCAGTGAGTGTCCATTGTGATCAAAGAGATATAGTGTTATCTTCCCAGGAGCCATGTTGGCTCAGAAACTGATACAGGGACAGATTCAGACTGACACTTTGTGCCCAGACACAGTAGGAACATTCACAGCTTGCATGACACAGCCTGATGCTTATGTCTCTGCAGGCTTGACCTGCCAGACTGTATCTCAGGCAGGGGCACTTCTGTTTACGTTCAACTGGTCTCACCGATGCTCACGCCATGCGCAATGCAGACGACACTCAGATCCCACATAGAATCATACTCATTTCTGCGGGTAGAGACATTATATGTCAGGATCAATTAGGTTTGCTCAAAACATGCATACACCTAGATATATAGAACTaaagatacacaaacacaaagctgtCTTAATGATtagtaaaatataaatgaatgctGGCGGCTTTATGCTTTCACCGGCTTTAACAGCCGTTACAATGTAAGGGAAACTATTAAGGCATTATGccagtgtaaatgtaaatatgattCAACTGCGGGTCTATGTCTACTCAATTTCTGCACCCAGTGATCCTTTTGGCTGTAATATATAACCTAGTTTTAGACTTAGCAGTTAATTAATACAACATTGAAATTCTCACTATCGCATTAATTTAATCTGGAGCTGGGTAATTAATGTTTCAGTGTTGACAATACTGGCTTACTTTGTTTAAATTGCAAGTGAAAGACTTGTTTTTGCACAGATTACAATAATTTATGTGTTTCGCATCCTCATATCTGTTGGGACTGATTGTCAACACTCTACAACGTAGTGGTGCGTTTTCCAGCATGTAAGTTTAAAAGGAAGCTAAAGCCTCGGTGAATGTGAAAGTAGCCTCTCactattaataataacagaaaTATCTACAGTAGCTGCAGTGCAGGACTTCTCCACCTCTCCAGAcggcatgtaaaaaaaaaaaaagtcgaaATGTTGCAACCATATTTGGGAGTACAGTCATGGTTGGTCAGTCATGTTCCAGACATGGTCTCAGGGTTATGTGTCTTGTTGGATAAGACCTTAAAAGACAGTTCAAACTCTATGTGATCAGGTTGAGAAATATCTCTATAAATTCTGTTTTAATCTTATTTCAGTCTTTTAATGTGACATGCATTTGATTTGGAGAACTCAGGTCccatgagttttaaaaaaaaaaaatattcaaacaagCTGATTTGAGTTAAATGAAACTGTCAAAACCAGAAGCTGGGCTGCCAGACTGATCAGGGCCTTCATTGCCTTATTTGTATGTATGGAAAATGGACACTTCAAGAAGTTACAACAGATTCATTcgtatttcattcatttattccttTGATTTCTACCATACTTCAAatcctgcatttttttccattttccatattttctcttatttcttttcccttttcagttgatttatggatcaaactTCCAGGAAAACCAGGAATGTGTCTGCCATCAGCATGGGAAAAACAGACTGTTAGAACTGACTGACACTGTATGTGTGGACTCAATGACACAGTGACCATGCATGTATGTGAGCCTGAATAATGGGGTGGTTATAAGCCACTGTGTACTTATGGATCAAAAAGGTAGCTTTGCTCAGTGTATTTAATTTGCTCCTAGTGCTGACTCTGCACGACACATGATAACACATCTGTGGACTGTTTTCATAGGATGtagcttgtgttttttcatgttcttgCCATGAATGTGTGTTCATCTCTATTTCTCAGTGAGACACTGACATAATATAATCAGGAGACTATGTTGTTGAAGGGCCTACAGTATGGTATTTTTTTAGTATAGAATGTCTAATAGTGTGTTTACAAATAGAGACAATTGATCTTTTTAACTGTTGGTAGTTTGAGGTAAGTTAATTTAATTATCTAGCCTCCAAGTGATATAGAagattggaagaaaaaaatcaaatgaatttaCTGTGAGTCTGGAAATCAATTAAAATAAGAATGAATGATTGATGATCAATTCAAATAaagaatgatgatgaaaaacCAAATAGAGGATCAGTTCATCTACTGGCCAGTTGGACTCATACCCCTTTAGTTTGTTCTGTACTCTGGGAATTGCACCTGTTGTCATCGTTACATACTTAACATGGCTTTCTgatccttttgttttattaacagTGTTAACAGTGTTTCTGTAAAAGCCCTATCCATTTAATTCAAGTTTTAGTTTTGCTTTTGTCTTCAGTCAGTGGCaacaaatagaataaataacaaaaacattttttttactttgttttaatttgcattaaATTTTAGTAGTACATACCTTGTTGAGGCCTGTCTCGAAATGTTAATGACTGTTGAGTTGCTTGTTCAGATaattgacatgttttttctttccttctcatAGCTTCTTTAGTCTTCCATCTGCGTGCTCCTTAACCTCAGGAAGGAATTTGAATTAGAAGATTTTCTACCACAGCAAACGATCACAGACTAACAATCGTGGGTATTATTTTCACAATGTGAAATAACAGTTTTATAGAAATGCACTTAACATCCCTGGAAGTGAGTCGGTCTTCAGTCTTCTCTGTCTACTAAACTCTCCTTGAAGCCTTTAAGTTGTGCTCTGTAGCATGGTCTCTGCATGACTCCTAACCTTCAATCCTATATGAGGAGTAGAAGATCATCATTGCCaaaattttagtttttgtacttAATGTGCTACCTTCTTTCACCTGCCATGTTTATGCTTGTAGTTTTGGACTGATGACAGTTTACACTGTGAAGTATACATTCTATTATAAAGTGGCATAGAATTGCTGTTAAGGTTTTACAGACTGTATTATGATTTATATGCACTTTAAACCAATCCCAGTACAAATATCTTAAATCATTATAAAAGGTACCCTATTGTGTTTACATGTCATCCCCTATGTAATGtctaaaagatatatatttctTAGTTTTAAACTTAAAAGTTATGTATAATGctgttatattaaaaaaagaaaagaaaatgcttgaTGTATATAAATTCAGGATTAAATCTCTTCATGTCAGTAAATCTGTATAGTGGGCCCTCTAGAAGACTTGTATATCCTTGGTTAATAAAAAGTTACTTTATTGAAACTGTGTCTTGTTCTCTCTATAACTGCACCCACTGTCAAAGAAGTCGGACGAAAACATGTTATGGTAACCCGTGACCTGAGCACTTTCAGGGACCTTCCAGATTGTTCCAGAGACCTGCCATTATGCGTCCAGTTAAAATGAAGAGACAGCATTGAATGTTAATGCctagtctatatatatatacaacctgtatattatatttttaaggTATTCTACacaatttatcaaaaaaaattaaaagttttttttttgttatccccCATCTGCtgtaaagtatttattttctcagtcTTTATTTCATTGACTGCTAGAGTAAGAAACTTTATAGTGTttgtattatatgtattttGGCAGGTTTtggtttattgatttaaattttttaatgcccacataaaaaaaagaagaaatcagatTGTAGGTCATGTCCCGCCTCCTCATTTGTGATTGGTCCTCCAAGCTGTAAAGGGCGGGATTTAATTGGTCATGACTGGGGGGGAAGCCAATGGGAACTCAGAAGCAGGG from Scophthalmus maximus strain ysfricsl-2021 chromosome 9, ASM2237912v1, whole genome shotgun sequence encodes:
- the LOC118319044 gene encoding septin-8-A isoform X2, with translation MAATEMGVFANEEKRNLELGGHVGFDSLPDQLVSKSAAQGFSFNILCVGETGIGKSTLMNTLFNTTFENEEASHYESEVHLRPHTYDLQESNVNLKLTIVHTVGFGDQINKEESYKPILEYIDAQFEKYLEEELKIKRSLLNYHDTRIHICLYFIAPNGHSLKSLDLVMMKKLDSKVNIIPVIAKADTVSKSELDKLKIKIMSELVSNGVQIYQFPTEDGAVAELNSSMNTHLPFAVVGSVEDVKVGNKMVKARLYPWGSVQVENENHCDFVKLREMLLRVNMEDLRDQTHARHYELYRRCKLEEMGFKDTDPDSQSFSLQETYEAKRKEFIVELQRKEEEMRQMFVNKVKETEAELKEKEKELHERFEQLKRMHQDEKRNLEEKRRELEEEMNAFNRRKVAAETLMGQALQGCSQQPFKKDKDKKNFFSLPSACSLTSGRNLN
- the LOC118319044 gene encoding septin-8-A isoform X1, with protein sequence MNTLFNTTFENEEASHYESEVHLRPHTYDLQESNVNLKLTIVHTVGFGDQINKEESYKPILEYIDAQFEKYLEEELKIKRSLLNYHDTRIHICLYFIAPNGHSLKSLDLVMMKKLDSKVNIIPVIAKADTVSKSELDKLKIKIMSELVSNGVQIYQFPTEDGAVAELNSSMNTHLPFAVVGSVEDVKVGNKMVKARLYPWGSVQVENENHCDFVKLREMLLRVNMEDLRDQTHARHYELYRRCKLEEMGFKDTDPDSQSFSLQETYEAKRKEFIVELQRKEEEMRQMFVNKVKETEAELKEKEKELHERFEQLKRMHQDEKRNLEEKRRELEEEMNAFNRRKVAAETLMGQALQGCSQQPFKKDKDKKNFFSLPSACSLTSGRNLN